In a genomic window of Polycladomyces abyssicola:
- a CDS encoding MFS transporter, which translates to MTRSDRSKTRRITGNIFRGSVGNLIEWYDWYVYTAFAVYFSAEFFPKGDPTSQLLDTAAIFAVGFLMRPIGSLLLGRYADRHGRRAALTLSISVMAGGSLIIACTPGYDTIGVLAPIILVLARLLQGLSLGGEYGTSATYLSEMASSGRRGFYSSFQYVTLIAGQLVAMGVQIILQQILSEPDMKSWGWRIPFVIGAMGALAVLWLRRTMDESEQFSKMGPESRASAGTIRALMKHPKAVLTVVGLTLGGTVAFYTYTTYLQKFMVNTVGLPKEVVSWINFFALLVFAVLQPLAGMLSDRIGRRPLLIGFGILGTLLTVPLFLIMEQTKNPIGAFLLMMVGLIIVTGYTSINAIVKAELFPTEVRALGVGFPYGVTVAVFGGTAEFIALWCKSIGHESLFYYYVAASIAVSFIVYWRMAESSKVSRIETEINNEMVLTHSTENKA; encoded by the coding sequence ATGACGCGATCTGATCGTTCAAAGACGCGACGCATCACAGGCAACATCTTCAGAGGTTCGGTTGGAAATCTGATCGAATGGTACGACTGGTACGTCTACACTGCTTTCGCGGTGTATTTCTCAGCCGAGTTCTTCCCCAAGGGTGACCCGACAAGCCAGCTGCTTGACACAGCGGCGATCTTCGCCGTGGGCTTCCTGATGCGCCCGATAGGGAGCCTTTTGCTGGGCCGATACGCCGATCGTCATGGCCGCCGTGCCGCGCTGACGCTTTCCATCTCCGTTATGGCCGGTGGTTCTCTGATTATTGCCTGCACACCTGGTTATGACACCATTGGCGTATTGGCTCCTATTATTCTGGTACTTGCACGACTTCTTCAAGGGTTGTCGCTAGGTGGAGAATATGGAACCTCAGCAACGTACCTGTCCGAGATGGCCAGCAGCGGCCGCCGGGGCTTCTACTCGAGCTTCCAGTACGTCACACTTATTGCCGGACAGCTGGTGGCAATGGGTGTTCAGATCATCCTCCAACAAATACTCAGCGAACCCGATATGAAGTCCTGGGGTTGGCGCATTCCCTTCGTTATCGGAGCAATGGGGGCATTGGCCGTATTGTGGCTGCGCCGAACGATGGACGAATCAGAGCAGTTCTCAAAGATGGGTCCTGAAAGCCGGGCTAGCGCCGGGACGATTCGAGCTCTGATGAAGCACCCCAAGGCGGTACTGACAGTCGTCGGACTTACGCTCGGCGGAACCGTCGCCTTCTATACCTACACAACATACTTACAGAAGTTCATGGTGAATACTGTGGGACTCCCCAAGGAGGTCGTCAGCTGGATCAACTTTTTTGCCCTGCTGGTATTCGCTGTACTTCAACCACTCGCCGGCATGCTGTCCGACCGGATTGGACGGCGCCCGCTATTGATTGGTTTCGGTATTCTTGGAACGTTGCTGACGGTACCACTGTTCCTGATCATGGAACAGACGAAGAACCCGATCGGTGCTTTCTTGCTCATGATGGTGGGTCTCATCATTGTCACAGGTTACACTTCGATTAATGCGATCGTGAAAGCCGAGCTCTTTCCAACAGAAGTTCGTGCCCTTGGCGTCGGCTTCCCTTACGGAGTCACCGTTGCGGTGTTTGGCGGGACGGCGGAGTTTATCGCGTTATGGTGCAAGAGCATTGGCCACGAGTCACTCTTCTACTACTACGTGGCTGCCAGTATTGCTGTGAGCTTCATCGTCTACTGGCGCATGGCTGAGTCTTCTAAGGTCTCCCGCATCGAAACCGAGATCAATAATGAAATGGTTTTAACCCATAGTACAGAAAATAAAGCCTAA
- a CDS encoding patatin-like phospholipase family protein: MTVWADAVFEGGGVKAIGLVGALTVAEEKGYRWKRLAGTSAGSIIAALLAAGYRAGDIHALMMEQDFLQFMPKTWYHRIPYMGPALRLWIHKGLYPGDALEKWIGELLARRGVYTFADLKECKLSIIASDISGGKLMVLPHDYKDYGYDPSELTVARAVRMSCSIPYFFDPVKVVNQICKKICYVVDGAILSNFPVWLFDQEKPRWPTFGFRLVSELTAEEHHVSGPISLLRAIFFTMMEAHDNRYLRDQEKVRTILVPTLNVKMIDFHISKEKRQLLFEEGRKAAEDFFSNWTFAEYLAVRQAKRGVSYTIRPTESG, translated from the coding sequence ATGACCGTGTGGGCCGATGCGGTATTTGAGGGCGGTGGGGTGAAAGCCATCGGTTTGGTCGGGGCCCTGACTGTGGCGGAGGAAAAAGGGTATCGATGGAAGCGATTGGCGGGTACGTCTGCTGGATCCATCATCGCAGCACTGTTGGCGGCGGGTTACCGCGCCGGTGACATTCATGCACTGATGATGGAACAGGATTTCCTGCAGTTTATGCCCAAGACGTGGTACCATCGAATCCCTTATATGGGTCCTGCTTTGCGGCTGTGGATTCACAAGGGGTTGTATCCAGGTGACGCGCTGGAAAAGTGGATCGGCGAGCTGTTGGCCCGTCGGGGTGTCTATACCTTTGCAGACCTGAAAGAGTGTAAATTGTCCATCATTGCATCGGACATCAGTGGAGGAAAACTGATGGTCCTCCCTCATGATTACAAAGACTATGGATATGATCCGAGCGAATTGACCGTGGCCCGGGCAGTGCGGATGAGTTGCAGTATCCCGTACTTTTTTGATCCGGTGAAAGTGGTCAACCAGATATGCAAAAAAATCTGCTATGTTGTTGATGGTGCCATCCTCAGCAATTTCCCGGTTTGGTTGTTCGATCAGGAAAAGCCGCGATGGCCGACGTTCGGTTTTCGCCTTGTTTCCGAATTAACCGCAGAGGAACATCACGTTTCGGGCCCGATTTCCCTATTGCGGGCAATCTTTTTTACGATGATGGAGGCCCATGACAACCGATATCTCCGAGATCAGGAAAAAGTTCGGACGATATTGGTTCCAACGCTGAACGTCAAGATGATTGACTTCCATATTTCCAAGGAAAAACGACAATTGCTGTTTGAGGAAGGCAGAAAAGCAGCGGAAGATTTTTTCAGCAATTGGACATTTGCAGAATATTTAGCAGTACGTCAAGCGAAGCGGGGAGTATCCTACACCATTCGTCCGACGGAGTCGGGGTGA
- a CDS encoding WGxxGxxG family protein has translation MKNIKGGESKDKHNRKEGITMQKFFALIVTAVMLTAFAFQVPHVSAEMAGQVVQVNDNNNRGMMNNIQRTAAGTQDNDRDWGWIGLAGLLGLLGLRGRDNRGR, from the coding sequence ATGAAAAACATCAAGGGGGGGGAATCTAAAGACAAACATAACCGAAAGGAAGGTATCACCATGCAAAAGTTCTTTGCTTTGATTGTGACAGCCGTAATGCTGACCGCCTTTGCTTTTCAGGTTCCTCATGTTTCGGCGGAAATGGCTGGTCAAGTTGTTCAAGTAAATGACAACAATAACCGTGGTATGATGAACAACATCCAGCGGACTGCCGCAGGTACGCAAGATAACGATCGTGACTGGGGATGGATTGGTTTGGCCGGTCTGCTTGGACTCTTGGGACTGCGCGGTCGCGATAATCGAGGGCGATAA
- a CDS encoding PCYCGC motif-containing (lipo)protein: MKRWWIGTTAALMLIAAGCAGGTDAKSGTNRHDRHTSGQAMPAFVEQSTIPHVREAYAFAEANADQLQYIPCYCGCGSLGHESVKSCFIAGKKANGQLEYNVHGSGCEICVNVVMDAKKGIEAGKTLQEVRQQIEQKYGPQLSPTNTPAPPEGK; this comes from the coding sequence GTGAAGCGATGGTGGATCGGAACGACCGCTGCACTCATGCTTATTGCCGCGGGTTGCGCTGGTGGTACTGATGCGAAGAGTGGTACGAACAGGCATGATCGGCACACGTCAGGACAAGCCATGCCAGCGTTTGTCGAACAATCGACGATACCGCATGTGCGAGAGGCGTACGCCTTTGCAGAAGCCAATGCGGATCAACTTCAGTATATTCCGTGCTATTGCGGATGCGGATCACTGGGGCATGAAAGTGTGAAAAGCTGTTTCATTGCTGGGAAAAAAGCAAACGGTCAACTGGAGTACAATGTGCACGGCTCCGGGTGCGAGATTTGCGTCAATGTGGTGATGGACGCCAAAAAGGGAATCGAGGCGGGGAAGACGCTCCAAGAGGTGCGTCAACAAATCGAGCAAAAATACGGACCACAATTGTCGCCGACGAATACTCCCGCACCGCCTGAGGGAAAGTGA
- a CDS encoding long-chain-fatty-acid--CoA ligase, translated as MSISVIGELLRYRARLSPDVEAVVSPTKRLTYREYNELVNKLAHYMLQLQVQKGDRIALICKNSHHFPIIYMAAAKIGAVTVPINWRLKTDGIRYILEDCTPKILFYDGEFDEVTPLLGTLPFIQQEIRLDMEEDALEELVGEYPDEEPQVEVIGEDPALIIYTSGTTGRPKGVVCTHTNMFAGSIANTTTLDWRYRDRFLVVTPLFHISGMVIPICALVRGLTLVVSDQFHPVKIWDLLHTEKINIMFSVPSMLNYMYESLKHQDVDVPSLRMIICGGSKVPANLIRGMYDFGYQVIQVYGATEFAGAATFWLPEYGLETCESAGKAVYLTEMKIVDPTTGESLPPGEIGEVVCRGPLMFAGYWNMEEATQEVIRNGWYHTRDVGWMDETGLLYVVDRLRDMIIYNGENVFPAQVESVINQLEEVAESAVVGVAHPVWGELVRAYVVRKEGRTVTEEEIITHARRYLPDHNLHEVVFVEELPKNSMGKVMKHVLREHANQQKQALPL; from the coding sequence ATGTCTATCAGCGTCATTGGAGAGCTGCTTCGCTACCGGGCACGGTTGTCTCCGGATGTGGAGGCTGTGGTGTCGCCGACGAAACGGTTAACGTACCGGGAATATAATGAGCTTGTGAACAAGTTGGCTCATTACATGTTGCAGTTACAGGTACAAAAAGGGGATCGTATTGCGCTTATTTGCAAAAACAGTCATCATTTTCCGATCATCTATATGGCTGCGGCTAAAATCGGTGCCGTGACGGTACCGATCAACTGGCGGCTCAAAACGGATGGCATTCGTTACATATTGGAAGACTGTACTCCCAAAATCCTGTTTTACGACGGAGAATTTGATGAGGTCACTCCTTTGTTGGGCACGCTCCCTTTCATTCAGCAGGAAATTCGCTTGGACATGGAAGAAGACGCCTTGGAGGAGTTGGTTGGAGAATACCCCGATGAAGAACCACAGGTGGAAGTGATCGGGGAAGATCCCGCTCTGATTATCTATACTTCCGGAACCACCGGTCGCCCCAAAGGGGTCGTATGTACCCACACCAATATGTTTGCAGGCAGCATCGCCAACACGACTACATTGGATTGGCGGTACCGGGATCGGTTTTTGGTAGTCACCCCCTTATTCCACATCAGTGGCATGGTGATTCCCATCTGTGCCCTGGTTCGTGGTCTTACGCTGGTCGTGAGCGACCAATTCCATCCCGTGAAGATTTGGGATCTCCTTCATACTGAGAAGATCAACATCATGTTTTCCGTACCGTCGATGCTGAACTACATGTATGAGTCATTGAAGCATCAGGATGTGGATGTGCCTTCTCTTCGCATGATTATCTGCGGCGGTTCCAAGGTGCCGGCGAATTTGATCCGGGGGATGTACGACTTCGGGTACCAGGTGATACAGGTGTACGGTGCGACGGAGTTTGCGGGAGCCGCCACCTTTTGGCTGCCGGAATATGGTCTGGAGACATGCGAATCGGCGGGAAAAGCTGTATATCTGACGGAGATGAAAATCGTCGATCCCACCACGGGCGAATCATTGCCTCCGGGTGAAATCGGAGAAGTGGTTTGCCGGGGGCCATTGATGTTCGCGGGGTATTGGAATATGGAGGAAGCCACCCAAGAAGTGATTCGAAATGGTTGGTACCATACGCGGGACGTGGGCTGGATGGATGAGACCGGTTTATTGTACGTGGTCGACCGGCTGCGGGACATGATCATCTACAACGGAGAAAATGTGTTCCCGGCACAAGTGGAATCGGTCATCAATCAGTTGGAAGAAGTGGCCGAGTCCGCTGTGGTCGGTGTCGCACATCCGGTGTGGGGTGAGCTTGTCCGGGCTTATGTGGTTCGGAAAGAAGGAAGAACGGTCACCGAAGAGGAGATCATCACCCATGCCCGCCGGTATTTGCCCGATCACAACCTGCATGAAGTTGTCTTTGTGGAGGAACTTCCGAAAAACAGCATGGGCAAAGTGATGAAGCACGTGCTTCGTGAACATGCCAATCAACAAAAGCAGGCACTGCCCCTGTAA
- the mntR gene encoding transcriptional regulator MntR: MPTPSMEDYLENIYKLIDQKGYARVSDIAEALDVHPSSVTKMVQKLDKDKYLVYEKYRGLVLTPKGKKIGKRLVDRHDLLEDFLRIIGVSEEKIYQDVEGIEHHLSWDSITCIEYLVEYFQRNPERIAELRALKEADEVSEANTDGDSEKTVE; this comes from the coding sequence ATGCCGACACCCAGTATGGAGGATTATTTGGAAAACATCTATAAATTGATTGATCAGAAGGGTTATGCGCGCGTTTCCGACATTGCCGAAGCGTTGGACGTGCACCCCTCGTCCGTCACCAAGATGGTGCAGAAACTGGACAAGGACAAATACTTGGTATATGAGAAATATCGCGGCTTGGTACTCACCCCCAAAGGCAAAAAAATCGGCAAACGGTTGGTGGACCGCCACGATCTTTTGGAGGATTTCCTACGCATCATCGGTGTGAGCGAAGAGAAGATTTACCAGGATGTCGAGGGGATCGAACATCATCTGAGCTGGGATTCCATCACGTGCATCGAGTATCTGGTGGAATATTTTCAGCGAAATCCGGAACGGATTGCAGAACTCCGGGCTCTCAAAGAGGCCGACGAGGTTTCAGAAGCGAACACGGACGGGGACAGTGAAAAAACGGTGGAATAA
- a CDS encoding spore coat protein: MANTAARSYAIAVTETATPALRQVLTKQLMAAVKWHGMIYYYMYKRSLYPSYDLNQLLAGDVRNATRALDMQY; encoded by the coding sequence ATTGCCAATACTGCTGCCCGCAGCTATGCTATTGCTGTCACCGAGACCGCTACGCCTGCACTTCGCCAGGTGTTGACCAAACAATTGATGGCCGCTGTTAAATGGCATGGGATGATTTATTACTACATGTATAAAAGAAGCTTGTATCCGTCCTATGATTTAAACCAACTTCTTGCAGGGGATGTTCGTAACGCAACACGCGCTCTGGACATGCAATATTAA
- a CDS encoding protease complex subunit PrcB family protein — MPERKESRGFKLITRRQEQRLPPSVFRWLSQYKKKKGAHLYDYDNRRYLLITLGEKPNAGYRLQLVKVEKGHNDTRIVVKVLSPAPGFVYPQIVTVPYLLAIVTGTPKVVDEATDALF, encoded by the coding sequence ATGCCAGAGAGAAAAGAATCCAGGGGGTTCAAACTGATCACCCGCCGACAGGAGCAACGTTTGCCGCCCTCGGTTTTTCGGTGGTTGTCACAATATAAAAAGAAAAAGGGAGCGCACTTATACGATTATGACAACCGCCGCTATTTGTTGATCACCCTGGGGGAAAAACCGAATGCGGGCTATCGGCTTCAATTGGTGAAAGTGGAAAAAGGACATAACGACACCCGGATCGTGGTAAAGGTATTGTCACCCGCGCCCGGGTTTGTCTATCCACAGATCGTGACCGTGCCATACCTGTTGGCGATCGTCACCGGTACACCCAAAGTGGTGGATGAGGCCACCGATGCATTGTTTTGA
- a CDS encoding M24 family metallopeptidase has translation MLEKRIDRLRERLKEQDLEALLVIHPMNRRYLTGFTGTAGMVLVTDKDAKLLVDFRYVEQAQKQAPHMDVVRVGGEPFRTVAQLCREWNVSRLAFEQDHLVYARVEKLKSILDGAEVVPVSNMVEKLRETKDADELKTLRQAARIADEVFAEILKEIRPGLRERDIAFRLEFLMREKGATSSSFDIIVASGPRSALPHGVASDRVLEKGDFVTLDFGALYEGYCSDITRTIVLGKPNERQREIYDIVLYAQQAALEAVRPGVTGRDVDKVARDIITDRGYGEQFGHSTGHGIGLEIHEAPTLSVNGETVLQSGMVVTVEPGIYLPGFGGVRIEDDVVVTEQGKEVLTHSPKDLIVIE, from the coding sequence CTGTTGGAAAAGAGGATCGACCGCTTGCGTGAACGGTTGAAAGAGCAAGATCTCGAAGCCTTGCTCGTCATCCATCCGATGAACAGACGATATCTGACCGGGTTCACAGGAACGGCGGGCATGGTGCTGGTGACGGACAAGGATGCCAAGCTGCTGGTCGATTTCCGGTATGTGGAGCAAGCCCAAAAACAAGCCCCTCATATGGATGTGGTGCGTGTCGGGGGGGAGCCGTTCCGCACGGTTGCCCAATTGTGCCGTGAATGGAATGTCAGCCGGCTGGCGTTTGAACAGGATCATCTCGTGTATGCCCGTGTGGAAAAGCTGAAGTCCATCCTGGACGGGGCGGAAGTGGTCCCTGTAAGCAATATGGTGGAAAAACTGCGCGAAACCAAGGATGCCGATGAGCTGAAGACATTGCGTCAAGCGGCACGAATCGCAGACGAGGTGTTTGCTGAGATCCTCAAGGAGATCCGTCCCGGACTGCGCGAGCGGGACATCGCTTTTCGCCTGGAGTTTCTCATGCGCGAAAAAGGGGCCACTTCTTCCTCATTTGACATCATCGTCGCCTCTGGTCCGCGTTCGGCGCTTCCGCACGGCGTGGCTTCGGATCGGGTTTTGGAAAAGGGCGATTTTGTCACGCTGGATTTCGGCGCTCTCTATGAGGGATATTGTTCGGACATCACGCGCACCATTGTATTAGGGAAGCCGAACGAGCGGCAACGGGAGATTTACGATATCGTACTATATGCCCAACAAGCGGCATTGGAGGCGGTTCGTCCAGGAGTGACCGGGCGCGATGTAGACAAGGTTGCCCGGGATATCATCACCGACCGCGGATACGGCGAGCAGTTCGGGCACAGCACCGGCCATGGCATCGGCTTGGAAATTCACGAAGCCCCGACTCTTTCCGTCAACGGGGAAACCGTGTTACAATCCGGAATGGTGGTCACTGTTGAACCGGGTATCTACTTGCCCGGTTTTGGCGGCGTCCGTATTGAGGACGACGTCGTCGTGACCGAGCAGGGCAAAGAAGTGCTGACGCACAGCCCCAAAGACCTGATCGTGATCGAATAG
- a CDS encoding DUF1385 domain-containing protein, with protein sequence MFGGRYVQVTAIRRKDGSIETWELVRNPSPFLSFLKKIPLIRGIVALIEASVSGAKHLQFATERYDLDDSDEESQQEDRRSPSKLTTYIGVAAVGVLSLVIGKILFTALPAFLASVLFDRYVHNLIAQNLIEGGIKTLLLLAYLILISQTSTIKRVFQYHGAEHKVINAYEAGVELTIRNVQRQSTLHYRCGSSFIILTVLVGVIVYSFIPYDNVWDRIGIRLMLLPVVVGLSYELLKLTNALRDVPGLSYLGYPGLWLQKLTTRQPDDDQVEVAIAAFNKMRELDLQTEATIASSSLAHSRS encoded by the coding sequence ATGTTTGGAGGGCGTTACGTTCAAGTGACCGCCATCCGACGCAAAGACGGCTCGATCGAAACATGGGAGTTGGTGCGCAATCCATCACCATTTTTATCTTTCCTAAAAAAAATTCCCCTGATTCGGGGTATCGTGGCATTAATCGAGGCGAGTGTATCGGGTGCAAAACATCTACAATTTGCGACGGAACGGTATGATTTAGATGATTCGGATGAGGAGTCCCAGCAGGAAGATCGACGTTCCCCGTCTAAATTAACCACATATATCGGTGTGGCCGCGGTCGGTGTCCTCTCTTTGGTGATCGGAAAAATCCTTTTTACCGCATTGCCTGCTTTTCTGGCCAGTGTATTGTTTGACCGGTATGTCCACAATCTGATCGCCCAAAATCTGATCGAAGGCGGCATCAAAACCTTGCTTCTCCTTGCGTATCTTATACTGATTTCGCAGACGTCGACGATCAAACGGGTCTTCCAATATCACGGGGCAGAACACAAAGTGATTAACGCCTATGAGGCAGGGGTAGAATTAACAATAAGAAACGTACAACGGCAGTCCACCCTTCATTATCGATGCGGCAGCAGTTTCATCATTCTGACTGTGCTCGTTGGGGTGATTGTCTACTCCTTTATCCCCTACGACAACGTCTGGGATCGTATCGGCATCCGGCTGATGCTTCTGCCCGTGGTGGTCGGACTCTCCTACGAATTGTTGAAATTGACCAACGCTTTGCGGGACGTTCCCGGCCTCTCTTATCTGGGGTATCCCGGATTATGGCTGCAAAAGTTGACCACCCGACAACCGGATGATGATCAAGTGGAAGTGGCCATTGCCGCATTCAATAAAATGAGGGAGCTGGATTTGCAAACTGAAGCAACAATCGCATCCTCCTCTCTGGCACACTCCCGTTCGTGA
- the hutH gene encoding histidine ammonia-lyase, translating into MIELDGEHLTLETFAKIVLHRAPVTLSDEAIQCMRLSREMVDRLIGENRTVYGITTGFGKLCDTVIAPEQSELLQLNLIRSHACGVGEPLSEEAVRGMMLLRANALAKGYSGVRPNVVKCLIEWLNLGLHPVVPAQGSLGASGDLTPLAHMILPLLGYGEVWVNGKREPAEAVWRTQGRSPLRLAAKEGLALINGTQMMTSLLALGLLRAKQLILAADIVGAMTVEALRGIPHAFHPLLHEVRGQIGQITTATNLRALLTDSAQVTQPDEIRVQDAYSLRCMPQVHGASKDAYHYVEGVVSRELNAATDNPLLFPKTGEAVSGGNFHGQPLALAADFLAIAMAELANISERRTERMVNPQLSGLPAFLTNQSGLHSGYMILQYVAASLVSENKGLCHPASVDSIPSSANQEDHVSMGATAARKLHQILDNVTRVLAVEYVCAGQALEFAKHRLGKGTWAAYRLLRQHIPPLVEDREGHRDIETAARLIQDGRLAEEVGKTVTILL; encoded by the coding sequence ATGATCGAACTGGACGGTGAACATTTGACATTGGAAACGTTTGCAAAAATCGTGCTTCACCGTGCACCTGTCACCCTGAGCGATGAAGCGATCCAGTGTATGCGCCTTTCCCGCGAGATGGTGGATCGACTGATCGGGGAAAACCGAACCGTCTACGGTATCACGACAGGATTCGGCAAGTTGTGCGACACGGTGATCGCACCAGAACAATCCGAACTGCTGCAACTCAACCTCATCCGTTCCCATGCGTGCGGCGTCGGTGAACCGCTGTCGGAGGAAGCGGTGCGGGGCATGATGCTCCTTCGGGCCAACGCTCTGGCCAAGGGATACTCCGGAGTCCGTCCCAACGTGGTGAAATGCTTGATCGAGTGGTTAAATCTCGGCCTTCATCCCGTCGTACCCGCACAAGGTTCACTCGGTGCCAGCGGCGACTTGACCCCCCTCGCACATATGATCCTGCCCTTGCTCGGATACGGGGAAGTGTGGGTGAACGGCAAACGAGAACCGGCTGAAGCGGTCTGGCGCACACAGGGACGGTCTCCGCTGCGGTTGGCAGCCAAGGAAGGACTGGCGTTAATCAACGGTACACAGATGATGACGAGCCTGCTCGCCCTCGGACTGTTGCGAGCGAAACAGTTGATCTTGGCCGCCGACATCGTCGGGGCGATGACGGTAGAGGCCCTGCGTGGAATCCCACACGCCTTTCATCCGCTCCTGCACGAAGTACGGGGGCAAATCGGGCAAATCACCACCGCTACCAATCTGCGCGCCCTGTTGACGGACAGCGCCCAAGTAACGCAACCGGACGAAATACGGGTACAGGACGCTTACAGCCTGCGGTGTATGCCGCAAGTCCACGGTGCATCCAAAGACGCCTACCACTATGTGGAAGGCGTGGTATCCCGTGAATTGAACGCTGCAACTGATAACCCCCTCCTCTTTCCGAAAACGGGGGAAGCCGTCTCCGGGGGCAACTTTCACGGTCAACCGCTGGCATTGGCGGCCGATTTTCTCGCCATCGCCATGGCAGAGCTGGCCAATATCTCGGAGCGACGCACCGAACGGATGGTCAACCCGCAACTGTCCGGATTGCCCGCCTTTTTAACCAACCAAAGCGGTCTGCATTCCGGTTACATGATCCTGCAATACGTGGCCGCCTCTCTCGTCTCCGAAAACAAGGGTCTCTGCCATCCGGCATCGGTCGACTCCATCCCCTCCTCGGCCAATCAGGAGGATCACGTCAGTATGGGAGCCACAGCCGCCCGTAAACTACATCAAATCTTGGACAACGTGACCCGTGTGCTGGCCGTCGAGTACGTCTGTGCGGGGCAGGCGCTGGAGTTTGCAAAACATCGTCTGGGGAAAGGAACATGGGCTGCATACCGATTGCTGAGGCAACACATTCCACCGTTGGTGGAAGACCGGGAGGGCCATCGTGACATCGAAACGGCCGCCCGATTGATTCAGGACGGCCGGTTGGCGGAAGAAGTAGGGAAAACGGTGACAATTTTGCTGTAG
- the aroQ gene encoding type II 3-dehydroquinate dehydratase yields the protein MPKVLVLHGPNLNRLGKREPGVYGRKSLTELNHRLEELGREWGLEVETFQSNHEGELIDRIHAADGTFDHLIINPGALTHYSYALRDALASVEVPAIEVHLSNIHNREAFRAHSVTAPATVGQIVGLGFLSYELALRAVAVRLGLIN from the coding sequence ATGCCGAAGGTGCTCGTGCTCCACGGTCCCAACTTGAACCGGCTGGGCAAAAGGGAGCCTGGTGTATACGGCCGAAAATCTTTGACAGAGCTAAACCACCGTCTGGAAGAATTGGGTCGTGAATGGGGATTGGAGGTAGAAACGTTCCAATCCAATCACGAAGGAGAATTGATCGACCGGATTCATGCTGCAGATGGAACGTTCGACCATCTCATTATCAATCCCGGTGCATTGACACACTACAGTTACGCCCTTCGGGACGCCCTGGCTTCTGTGGAAGTACCTGCGATCGAGGTACATCTGTCCAACATACATAATCGCGAAGCGTTTCGGGCGCATTCTGTTACGGCGCCGGCCACCGTCGGTCAAATCGTGGGTCTTGGCTTCCTAAGCTATGAACTGGCTCTCCGGGCTGTGGCGGTTCGGTTGGGGCTGATCAATTGA
- a CDS encoding NADPH-dependent FMN reductase, whose product MNIVAVSGSMNPESTTRKAVEIVAKAAEAEGAEVRRVDLRELNLPVYDCREDESTYPESVHLFKQWMLEADAFIIGSPEYHGSVSGALKNALDFIGARELEGKFVALVGTSGGALGATNTLNTLNIICRTLHAWPLPSMPSVPQSYQAFRPDGTLKDEKLQHRLEQLGRQLVKAVRMAVKGSE is encoded by the coding sequence ATGAACATCGTTGCCGTTTCCGGTAGCATGAATCCGGAATCCACGACGAGGAAAGCAGTGGAGATCGTGGCAAAAGCCGCGGAAGCCGAAGGAGCCGAGGTCCGACGCGTTGATCTGCGCGAATTGAATCTGCCGGTGTACGATTGCCGTGAGGATGAGTCCACTTATCCGGAATCGGTTCACCTGTTCAAACAATGGATGCTGGAAGCCGATGCGTTCATTATCGGATCGCCGGAGTATCACGGCAGTGTGTCCGGCGCGCTCAAAAACGCGCTCGATTTCATCGGGGCGCGGGAATTGGAAGGAAAATTCGTCGCCTTGGTTGGGACATCAGGCGGTGCGCTGGGTGCGACCAACACGCTCAACACACTGAACATCATTTGCCGTACGCTGCATGCGTGGCCGTTGCCGTCCATGCCGTCAGTGCCCCAGTCTTATCAGGCGTTTCGACCGGACGGCACCCTGAAGGATGAAAAATTGCAGCACCGTTTGGAGCAACTGGGGCGCCAGCTGGTGAAAGCCGTGAGGATGGCAGTCAAAGGATCAGAGTGA